Proteins encoded by one window of Mustelus asterias chromosome 9, sMusAst1.hap1.1, whole genome shotgun sequence:
- the LOC144499209 gene encoding secreted phosphoprotein 24-like — MDRMKAILIILAAGQILSCSGQICGNATTVKDALNATLQKVNDNFTVNNLLVATNCEVLENTDLGERVHNVVLEIIVQETTCLKDSAADPSDCSLKTSPDARIANCTSQVLLSFRMAPVIKLECRNITLTTPTVPVTSESTMTSPTSTAMKIPAATSLWTWSIMMAFYKSFGGH, encoded by the exons ATGGACAGAATGAAAGCCATTCTCATCATACTCGCTGCAGGCCAGATTCTCTCCTGCTCCG GACAAATATGTGGAAATGCTAccactgtcaaagacgcactaaatgctacacttcaaaaagtgaaTGACAACTTCACAGTTAATAATCTCTTGGTTGCGACAAACTGTGAAGTACTCGAG AATACTGATTTGGGGGAACGTGTTCACAACGTGGTTTTAGAAATCATTGTCCAGGAAACCACATGTCTCAAAGATTCTGCAGCGGATCCGTCAGATTGTTCACTGAAAACCTCTCCAGATGCG AGAATTGCAAACTGTACGAGCCAGGTCCTTTTATCCTTTCGCATGGCTCCggttattaaactggaatgcaGAAACATAACCCTGACAACACCCACCGTGCCTGTAACCAGTGAATCAACAATGACTTCTCCAACATCAACAGCAATGAAAattccagcagcaacatcactgtGGACATGGTCTATTATGATGGCTTTCTATAAA